From Anaerococcus urinomassiliensis:
GAGAAAACATATCTTTCAGGACATTCCTCAGGTGCTTTGATATCAGCGGCAATAGCTGCAAAGGAAAAGGAACAGGTAAAAGGACTTCTCCTTGAAGATGGACCTTTCTTCTCTACAGAGCCTGCTAGAGCAGAAAATACTTTTTCTTATCTTGAGTTCAAGACAATCCATGATTTTCTGTCGCAGCAAGCGGAGAAGAATTATACGAGATATTATCTTGATCATACTTACATGAAATCACTTTTTAATAAAGATGGAAAAGATAATTGGAACTTTATAGTTAAAAATCCTTTTTCCAATAGAATCAGAGAAAATAGTAGCAAAATGCCAATTGTTTGGTATTATCCTCCTGAAATCGGGCTGAATGGAATTATATTCTTAACACGTAACATGCAGGACGGAACAGGAAACTATGATTTAAGATTTGGGGAGGCTTTTTACGATTTTTCCTGGTTTTATGGAGTTGATCAGAAAAAGATGTTGAGCGAAATAGAATGTCCGACAATCATTCTTCATGTTGCGCCTTCAAAGGAAACCGCGCCGAGCTATTATGATAATAATGGAATACTGCTATCTGCCATGGACGAAAAAGATGCAGAAGAAGTGCATGCGTTAATTAAAAACAGTACTCTTAAATCAGGCTATGAATCAAGTCACGATATTCATGCCGACTTACCGGAACAGTTCGTTGATGCAGTGATTGAAATGAAGCAGCAGAAGTAGTGTATATTCTAGTTGAACGGGCTTTGATATGTACCCGAATATATCATTTCTTTTGCAACTTCCACCGTGCAACGAGTGTGAAGGCTCTCTTCTTGATGTATTGCTATCGTCAGAGTGGTCTTGATACATGTTATGACTAATTATAGTATTGATGTCAAGAAATTAGGATAATGGTAAATAAAACTCTTGAAACAGGTGGCTTTTAGGATTTCTAGAAGAAATCTTAAAAGCCATTTTTCTATTTAAAAAACACCTTTTGGAAACAGTTCAAGTGTAGATTATTTCAGGGTGTGTAAACACTATGTATATTTTAGGGGGAGTGAACAGGATAGATAATATCAGGCTACTTATCATATAATAAAAATGATATTATAGTAATTAGGTTGAATTAAGGAGGTAATTATAATGAGTCCTTTAGTTGTATATTATTCATATTCAGGAACAACAAGAAGATTAGCAGAAGATATTGCGTTGATTACTGATGGAGATTTGAGAGAGCTGAAGCCACAAAAGCCTTATTCATTCTCATATAATACAGCTGTAAAAGAAGTGAGAGAAGAAATTGAAAAAGGATATTGCCCACCTCTTATTCAAGGAGCGGAAACTATTGAAGATGCAGAGGTGGTTTTTATTGGTTCTCCTAATTGGCTTAAAACTTTTGCCCCACCCGTGCTATCGTTTTTAAGAACGGTTGATTTAAATGGAAAGACAATTATTCCGTTTTGCACGCATGGCGGAGGTGGTTTTGGGAGAATGATTGAAGATTACAAAAAGGAATGTAAGAATTCAATTATTAAAGATGGAATAGCATTAAAAGGAGATTACAGTTTTGATGAACTAAAAACATGGTTAGATAGTAATTTATGAATCCTAGTTTATTAAACTCAAATAACCAAATCAGAACTACCAGCTAAGCTGGTAATTCTGATTTGATTATTTTAAGTTTACTAATTTTTTGATTAATATATTGACTCTCATATAATATGGTGTTATACTCATAATAACACACCACACATAAAGGAGCGGTATATGAATGATAAGTCGGTCAAAAGGATATTAAATATCATAATCCCAGTCCAATTTATAGTATTTGCTATATTGGTTTCTTATTTTCTTGATTTTAAATATAGAGAAAATTTTAAAAATATCGTATCTGATTATAAAGAAATCACTATAAACAATATCGATATGGAAAAAAACATGGATGTCGGAGATTATATAGGAGAATTTTTGGATGAAAAGAAGGGGCTTTTATTAAGAGAAGTAGATAGCCCTGACTACGCTGGGGATAAGATGATCCATGGTTATTGGATGAGTGGAGATTTTGATGCTAATAGAGATAAGCTAAATATAGAATTTCTAGGCAAGCAATACGCATCAGATGAGAGTTTTAATAAGCTAGATGATGGTGGAAGTATAGGTTTACTATCTGGGGAATATGGATTGATAGAGCCTACTCCAAAGTTTATTTTTGGAGATTCTTATGTATTTATAAACCTCATAGGTACAGGAAAGTTTGCTGGCTTTAACGGTACATACAAAGCGGTAGGACTTAGTGATCAAGACATAGATCAGTTTTATAAAGGAATAAGTGAAGCTAGTGGTATAAGTGTAGCAGAACTAACAGATGTAAAAGGTGGTGGATCTGCTATGACAGGTGACCTCCCATTAGGATTTATAGCTATTTATATAGTATCTACCATCTTAATAATTGGCCTACTAAGTACATATACAGTATCAAAACTAAAGAATATGGGAACATACCTACTTCTGGGATGGACTAAGGGTGATTTTATAAAATCTACCTATGGGACTTTCAATAAAACTGCCTTAGTAGTGACTTTGCTATTTCCATTATTTGGACTAATACTATCCAAAGCAAGTTTTTTGACTCCTAAGTTTATTGGTATATATTTTTTAGCTGGTTTTATTAACTTTGTAATATATCTGATTTTTGAATTTTTAATTTCATTGATTCTAAGAACAGTAAAACCAATCAATGCAATTCATGGTAGGGTTACGAAAAAAGGCTTACTTATATTTGGGATTATCTTGTATTTACTAGTAAATCTATCAACAGGTTTAGTTTCGTTTGTAGGTATGGATGATTCAATAGCAGAAATTAGAGATCAATATAAAACAAAAAAAGAATGGGAAGAGGTGTCTGACTACTATGTAACCAATGGCTTCTTCAAAGGCGATGACTATATGGACCCTCAAACAGCCGATCAGCCTACGCTAGATAGAGATTTTATGGAATTTTATAGGTCGATTGAAGGCAAAGATGGTGTAAAATTTATCAACACTCATTTCTATAGGCCAGATTTTAGAGAAGAATGGATTGATAAAGGTGTGTATAAGTATCCGCCGGATTTTTCTTATATGGAATTTAAGGCTGATAATAATTATATAGAAGATGATCTGGGCATCGATTTGGATGAAGATTTGATTAAACTATCTAAAGAGGGATACAGGATTTATCTGATACCTAGTAGCTTTACTGATGGTGAGAAAAAGCAAATAGAAAAATTCTATCAAGAAATGAATGATCAGGACTTCTCAGATGAATATGTGAATGAAAAATACTACTCTACTCTTTATAAGGGAAATAAATTTATCACTTATGATAATAACAAAGAATATTTTACCTTTCCTAATAATTACGATGACTTTATGTACAAAGAAACCTTCCCACTTAAAACAAGTGAACCTGTTATAAGCCTTATAACCAGTGAAAATATGTCCTATTTTGAATCTATGAGTTTACTTGCTGGAGGGGAAACTAACTCATATATAAAATTAAACCAAGAAGCTTACGATAAATATATAAACAAAGAATATTATAAAAAATTTAATTTAGATGATAATATGCCTGAATTTGTAAAAATTGCTGATTTGATAACAGGAATGATACGTAGTTTAACTCAACACATTGCAACTTTTATAATCCTTGCCTTGTTTTTAACCTATATAGGAATAATGATTTTATCAGCTTTGATTAAACTATATAGAGAAATATATGGAGAAGAAGTTAATATCAAAAAATTCTTAGGCTATGATAACAAAAAAATCTATAAAGCCTTATGGATCATAGTAATACTAGCTAGCCTAGTAAATATCATAATAAGTCTAGTGAAAGGCTCAATTAGTGGTATAAGTTTATCAGTTATCCTATTTATAATTCAATATCTAATGCTTGATAGGCTAACAAAAAGAAATCAGTTTGAGAATTTAGTGGAGTTTTTAAAGTAGGAGAAATATATGAATCATTTAGAGATAAGAGAAGTATCAAAAGCATTTGGTAGTAGAAAAATAATAAATAACCTTCGCTTTGAAGTAGCTAAAGGGGAGGTCCTAGCAATAGTAGGAGAAAGTGGATCGGGTAAGTCTACTCTACTTAATATGATAGGCTTGCTAGAAAGAGTTGATAGTGGGGAGATTTTACTTAAGGGAAAGGCTCTGCCTGATATAAATAGCAAAGAGGCTACTCTAATACGTCGAGATGAGATAAATTATATTTTCCAGACCAATGCTCTCATATCTGAGAAAACTGTCAAAGATAATTTGCTCATTGCTATGGAATTTGTAAATCTTAAAAGTGCAGATAAATTAGATCAAATAAAAAATATTTTAAATACTCTAGGTATCGAATATTTGATAGATCAAAAGATAAATACCATATCAGGTGGTGAGGCCCAAAGAGTGGCACTGGCCAGATGTATATTAAAGCCTGGAGATCTAATCCTAGCCGATGAACCTACAGGATCTCTAGACCCAGCCAGAGCTGGTGAAGTTTTTAGATTGTTAATAAGCTTACGAGATGACTTTAACAAGACAATAATAATTGTAACTCACGACATGGATTTGGCTAGAAAATGTGATAGGATAATTGAAATCAAAAAGTGATGAGCAGAATAGATTTACCTATTCTGCAACATCACCTTCTGATTTTAAAGTAATATAGATGTAGGAGCTGATATGAAAACTTATACTAATAAATTTCACAATAAACATACATATTTAAATATAGAAAATTCAGAGATATCCACTATCAATGATTTTGATCATTTGCTTGATAAGTATAAAAAGCCCCTACAAATAGGAGTGGATTCTAATAATTATAAATTGATTGACTTATTGGTAAAAAATGATTTTATTCTAAAGAGAAAGTGTTATGAAGTCGAAGTTACCAAGGCAGATCTTAAATATCCTCTTGAAAAGGCGGATATTTTCCAATGTCATTATGGGAGTTATGAATACAAGAAATGTTGCCAAATTCTTTATGATTATTACGCACTAGTTCACTATGATGTTAGTCCGCTAACTGCAAGTTTTGCTGAATTTGTAAATATTATTCCTAAGGACTCACTTTATATTAAAGAAGATGGAACCATCACAACTTGTGTCTTTGTAGAAGAAAATGAAATTGCCTACCTAGCTACTAGCAAATCCGATTCGAAAACTAGGAGAGTTTTCCTAAGTGCCTTATTAACTTTCCTTTTCGAGAAATACCAATATATATTCTTTGAAGCAGACGACACGGATTACTTTGCCACAGAGTTAAGGGATATCTTTGATATAAATATTAGAAATTCTTACGATACTTACATCAAATATTACAAAAAGCATGAGACTAATAAGTTTTCCTAGTCTCATGCACTTGTATCATTTATATGATTTTTAACCCATTCCAATAGTTCTTTTTCACTTAGCTTTGAACTTGAAAGTTTAAGTATTACATCTATAAGTTCCTGATCTGTGTAAGTTAGAGAATAACCATTGATGTATAAATTTGTTAGCATAGCATGGGTGCCAATTCTCTTATTACCATCTATAAATGGATGATTCATCACAAGGGAATATCCAAGATGAACAGACTGACTTATGGCATCTGGATAAAGATTAATACCATCAAAAGTTTGATAGGCAGAATTTATGGACAAATCTAACATATTTTCATCCCTAATACCCTTACTACCTCCAAATATTTCTATTTGTTGCGTGTGCAAATATAAAATTTGTTTTCTAGTTAATCTTTTCATTCAGATAATTTCTTATAAACTTCTTTATTTTTTTCGATTAAAGACTTAGAAATATCCATAACCAATTCATCATCGGCATCTTCAATATTTTCAGATTCTTCATAAGCTGTTATTACATATTTAGGTGCATTATTTTTTAAAATAACTGCAGAGCCTTTTTCATCAACTAATCTTGCTACTTTGGAAAAATTTTGATTAGCTTCGGTTATTGAAACCATTGTTTTTGTATCTATCTTCATAATAGCCCCCTTATTTAGGATATATTATACCTACTTATAATCCTAAATCGAATTTTGTTAGACATTTTACCTATGCTATAATAAATAGGAAAAGAGGTGGAATTGTGAATCAGAGAGAGCAAAAGCAAAAAGCAAATGAATTTGTAAATAGATGGCAGGGTAAGGGCAATGAAAAGGCAGAAAGTCAAAGATTTTGGCTAGACTTATTGCAAAATGTCTACGGCATAGACCAAGCCACAGCCTATGTGAGATTTGAGGATAAGGTTATGCTAGATAATGCTTCCTTTATAGACATTATTATTCCAGATACCCACGTCCTTATAGAGCAAAAATCTAGAAATAAATCCTTAGACAAGGCCATCAAGCAATCAGATGGGGCACTCCTATCTCCATTTCAACAGGCTAAAAGATACTCAGCAGAATTACCATATTCCCAAAGGCCAAGGTGGATTGTAACATGTAACTTCAAACAATTTTACATATATGATATGGAAAAACCAACCGGAGAGCCAGAAAAAATTCTCCTAGAAGATTTGCCAGAGGAAGCCTACAGGATGAACTTTTTGGTAGACAAAAAGGACGAAAATATTATAAAAGAAATGGAAGTATCCCTCCAAGCTGGAGAGATAGTAGGTTTTCTTTATGATGCCTTACTAAACGAATACAACAATCCCCAAGACCCACAGACTCTAAAGGATTTAAATATTCTATGTGTCCGCCTAGTATTTTGCTTTTATGCAGAAGATGCGGGACTATTTGGCCACCACAATATGTTCCATGATTATCTTGGAAAATTTGATGAAAGTAACTTTAGAAGTGCCCTCATAGACCTATTTAATATTCTAAACCAGCCAGAAGAAAAAAGAGATCCATACCTAGACCCAGAATTATTAGCCTTCCCTTATGTAAATGGAGGTTTATTTGCTGAGGCAAATATAGAAATCCCAAGGCTAAATCCCTTTATTCGTGATATAATCCTAGAAAAAGCCAGTCGTGGTTTTGACTGGAGCAAGATATCACCAACCATATTTGGATCAGTATTCGAATCCACCCTAAACCCAGAAACTAGGCGTGCAGGCGGTATGCACTACACATCCATAGAAAATATCCACAAGGTTATAGACCCACTATTTTTAAATGATCTAAGAGATGAGTTTGACCAAATCAAGTCTATAAAGACAGAAAAAATAAGAAATAACAAGCTAGAAGTCTTTCAAAATAAACTAGCTAGCATAAAATTCCTAGACCCAGCAGCAGGATCTGGAAACTTTTTGACAGAAACCTATCTCTCCCTTAGAAAACTAGAAAATGAAGCCATCAAAACCCGTTTTGGAGACCAAATATTTATGGGAGATGTAGAAGATCCTATCAAAGTCAGCCTTGACCAATTTTATGGGATAGAGATAAATGACTTTGCAGTAACAGTAGCAAAAACTGCCCTATGGATATCAGAAGACCAGATGATGAAAGAAACAGAAGAAATCATCCACGCCAACATAGACTTTTTGCCACTCAAATCCTACGCCAATATAGTAGAAGGCAACGCCTTAAGAATGGACTGGGAAGAAGTAGTTGCTAAAGATGATTTGGATTATATAATGGGAAATCCGCCTTTTGTTGGCAAAAAAGAGCAATCTAAAGATCAAAAAGCTGATTTGAGAGAAATATTTGGCAAATTAAAAGGATTAAATAAGTTAGATTATGTATCTGGATGGTATAAAAAAGCATCTAATTATATACAAGATACCAAGATCCACACAGCTTTTGTATCTACTAATTCAATAACACAAGGTGAGCAAGTATCTATATTATGGAAAAATTTAATTTTAGAAAATGGTATTTCAATAAATTTTGCTTATAGAACCTTTAAATGGGATAGCGAAGCATCTTTAAAAGCACATGTTCATGTTGTAATTGTAGGATTTTCTATTGAAAAATTAGATAAAAATTATTTATACTCTCAGGATACTGTAAAAATAGTAAATGATATTAACGCTTATTTAGTAGAAGCGCCAAATACTTTCATCGACAGTAGAAAAAAACCTATAGATAATGGAAATTTAATTTTAAATAAAGAAGAGTTAAAGAATATTTTAAAAGAAAATATAAAAAATAAAGAATTTATAAAAAAATATATTGGTGGATATGAGCTTCTCAATAACAAAATGCGTTGGTGTATATGGTTAACTGATAAAGATCCATCTGAATATAGAAAATCAAGCAGAAGAAAAGAAACTTTAAAGCTTGCAGATACCCCATATCTATTTGGAGAGATAAGACAACCAAATTCAGATATGCTTGTAATTCCAAAAGTATCATCTGAAAGA
This genomic window contains:
- a CDS encoding alpha/beta fold hydrolase, whose amino-acid sequence is MKRMKRLKIIMVILIVLVVILVGFAYRTLHFDYGNDQFMRKKGKQLGFTEKVYKTTDGSKIAYLEGPDNGEPLLLIHGQMVSKEDYAKVLPKLSNYFHIFAIDCYGHGKSSKHPYKYQLIPIRDDLIDFMRDVIGEKTYLSGHSSGALISAAIAAKEKEQVKGLLLEDGPFFSTEPARAENTFSYLEFKTIHDFLSQQAEKNYTRYYLDHTYMKSLFNKDGKDNWNFIVKNPFSNRIRENSSKMPIVWYYPPEIGLNGIIFLTRNMQDGTGNYDLRFGEAFYDFSWFYGVDQKKMLSEIECPTIILHVAPSKETAPSYYDNNGILLSAMDEKDAEEVHALIKNSTLKSGYESSHDIHADLPEQFVDAVIEMKQQK
- a CDS encoding flavodoxin, yielding MSPLVVYYSYSGTTRRLAEDIALITDGDLRELKPQKPYSFSYNTAVKEVREEIEKGYCPPLIQGAETIEDAEVVFIGSPNWLKTFAPPVLSFLRTVDLNGKTIIPFCTHGGGGFGRMIEDYKKECKNSIIKDGIALKGDYSFDELKTWLDSNL
- a CDS encoding ABC transporter ATP-binding protein: MNHLEIREVSKAFGSRKIINNLRFEVAKGEVLAIVGESGSGKSTLLNMIGLLERVDSGEILLKGKALPDINSKEATLIRRDEINYIFQTNALISEKTVKDNLLIAMEFVNLKSADKLDQIKNILNTLGIEYLIDQKINTISGGEAQRVALARCILKPGDLILADEPTGSLDPARAGEVFRLLISLRDDFNKTIIIVTHDMDLARKCDRIIEIKK
- a CDS encoding type II toxin-antitoxin system death-on-curing family toxin, which codes for MKRLTRKQILYLHTQQIEIFGGSKGIRDENMLDLSINSAYQTFDGINLYPDAISQSVHLGYSLVMNHPFIDGNKRIGTHAMLTNLYINGYSLTYTDQELIDVILKLSSSKLSEKELLEWVKNHINDTSA
- a CDS encoding type II toxin-antitoxin system Phd/YefM family antitoxin, with amino-acid sequence MKIDTKTMVSITEANQNFSKVARLVDEKGSAVILKNNAPKYVITAYEESENIEDADDELVMDISKSLIEKNKEVYKKLSE
- a CDS encoding DNA methyltransferase codes for the protein MNQREQKQKANEFVNRWQGKGNEKAESQRFWLDLLQNVYGIDQATAYVRFEDKVMLDNASFIDIIIPDTHVLIEQKSRNKSLDKAIKQSDGALLSPFQQAKRYSAELPYSQRPRWIVTCNFKQFYIYDMEKPTGEPEKILLEDLPEEAYRMNFLVDKKDENIIKEMEVSLQAGEIVGFLYDALLNEYNNPQDPQTLKDLNILCVRLVFCFYAEDAGLFGHHNMFHDYLGKFDESNFRSALIDLFNILNQPEEKRDPYLDPELLAFPYVNGGLFAEANIEIPRLNPFIRDIILEKASRGFDWSKISPTIFGSVFESTLNPETRRAGGMHYTSIENIHKVIDPLFLNDLRDEFDQIKSIKTEKIRNNKLEVFQNKLASIKFLDPAAGSGNFLTETYLSLRKLENEAIKTRFGDQIFMGDVEDPIKVSLDQFYGIEINDFAVTVAKTALWISEDQMMKETEEIIHANIDFLPLKSYANIVEGNALRMDWEEVVAKDDLDYIMGNPPFVGKKEQSKDQKADLREIFGKLKGLNKLDYVSGWYKKASNYIQDTKIHTAFVSTNSITQGEQVSILWKNLILENGISINFAYRTFKWDSEASLKAHVHVVIVGFSIEKLDKNYLYSQDTVKIVNDINAYLVEAPNTFIDSRKKPIDNGNLILNKEELKNILKENIKNKEFIKKYIGGYELLNNKMRWCIWLTDKDPSEYRKSSRRKETLKLADTPYLFGEIRQPNSDMLVIPKVSSERRKYLPLKFVDKDTIVNGSALILATNEKYIFGILTSNVHMSWMRAVAGRMKSDYQYSASIVYNNFPWPDPSPEQKQKIEKTAQGILDARELYPASSLADLYDELTMPVELRRAHQENDKAVMEAYGFDWRTMTESECVAELMKIYQDLVK